Genomic segment of Salvia splendens isolate huo1 unplaced genomic scaffold, SspV2 ctg703, whole genome shotgun sequence:
GTTTTCTGCTGTTGCATTTAAGTGGTCTTGTATGGGACTTTACTTTTATATTAGGGTCTGAGCATAAATGACCGGTGACACCACAGAAGCTCGTGGAGCGGCTGCGATCACGTGCTCAAAGATACATTGCCTTCATCTGAGATATGAGAAAGAAGTGTGCTGTGTCTTTTACTGGATGTACTTATGGTCTTACTGTTGCAGAATCAGAGGAGCTCCGAACAATGAGGTGAAAACCTTTTGAATTCATCATGCATACCTACATGCATATAATGTAGGAATTATCTGTATCTATTTCATTATATGTTCTTTTCTTCCTCTGCTTACATGACGATTTCATTTGCTAAATTGCCTTCACTAGAGAGAAAAACAAGTCACTGGAAAGTGAAGAACATTAACCCCACAGAACAGAGAGATGCTGGTCTCTGCCCTTTAACTCCGAAGGAGGTCGGGATATTTCTTAAAGCTCTTGGCTATCCACCATCTACCTTAATATATATTGCTGCTGGAGAAATATATGGTGTGACTCGCACCTTTCGGAGCTCACTTCCCGGTTTCCTAACATTGTTTCCAAAGTTAGTTTTCGTAGTTTGGAATTTGGATTGATTTGTCACTCAAAACTAGAACGAAGCAAATTAAGCTATTTCTGGCTGCCAGCTAAGTTTTTCCACTTGTACAGGAAATGCTGGCAACCACAAAAGAACTGAAAGATTTTTCCAATCATGCATCACAAACTGCAAGCCCTAGATTACATAATCTCCATAGAAAGTGACATTTTCGTCCCTTCCCACTCGGGTAACAGGCAAGAGCTGTTGAAGGTCATCGCCGATTCTTAGGACATCGCAAAACAATCACTCCGACAGGTATTGGCTGCTGCTAATTCTCAGTTTATATTTACTAGTTGATGGTTTGGGCAGTTGTATCAACGGGTAAAAGAAGTGAATTTAGCTTCATATAACAAAGGTGATGTGCAGGAAAAGCCTAGTTCAATTGTTTGATCTAATGGAGGCTGGGCAGCTTGAAGAGTCGTCTCTATCGCTCCCTGTGATGCAATTGCATAGACAAAGGTATTTAGTCACGCATGACGGCTACTTTCCTTGAACCGCTTGACATCTCATTATGGTGTTGAATGATGCCAAAATGACTGCTTCGACGTGAATGGAACTGTGCAACTCTTTTCCACACATCATATATCTCTGCTAATCACATTTAGCAAATTGAAAATTGGAGATTGAAAGGTCTGTTTTTGTGGCATTTGCAGGTTCGGTGGACCTCGGAGGAGAGGAAGCGGCCCTCCTGGAATCAAGGGCAGAGTACGACTGCGGCTGGAGGAATCCTTTTACCAAAATCCATATCCAGAATGCATATGCAAATCATAAGGTGGAAGCAACGACCGAGCCAGCATAGGCCAAGTCATCGCTCCAGCAGGGGCTTGGTCAGTGCCGGACCTCGGCGGAGCGAGGGGGGCTCTGGGGGGAGAAGAAatggagcttttaggagttttAGTAGATGGAGAAGAAAGAGAAACTTATATTTAAGACgaattaatttttaacctaatgcAAATTGAGGGAGAAACGTTAATTTCATACTAATACTAATTCTAATTCTTTGTTTCTATAAATATCCTTCTTACCTTTCATTGTAACTTCTTACTCCCTCTTTCCCAATAATTATCCACTTTTGTTAAGGCACAacagagttttaagaaatgtaaaagaaagtgagttaaaaaagttagtggaatataagtcctacttttatattattttctcgGTCCATGCTGTGTCAACATTGTAGTAATTATATTGACAATACAATAAGAATCTTAAGAATACATAAATCAAAATCGAAATGAAAACAATATTgcgtaaatttaaaaaatgaaagaaaacgtttttctaattttaagtaaaaaaaattgtagcGAGAGgccatttatatatatatatatatatagaataattaaagaaaCGCCTTTTTCTCATTTAATTATAACAAATAAAGGGTAAAAACGACGTCCAGTCGAGCACGGTGGGCGTGTGAAACTATGCGGCACACGAACCATCAATTAGGCGAGTGTGGCGCACACTACATCCCAAGCGCGTAATATGCAAAGCACGTTGCAGAGTGTTACTACATTCACTATATTTAAGCCAATATTATCGCCTTCGTTATCTATTACTATTACTCATAAAATTTCTCGTCTGAATATGAAATGCTTCACTTTAAGTGGGAAGGAgattgtataaaataaaataaaataaaaatagggaTTATCAtagaactttcaaaaagttgaatttttccatgaactttgaaattggcaaataatatcacgaactttatcctgagtttgttatttcccaccagtGAAAAAATTCCAGCAAtcaaataatatcacaaactttaccaATGAattaatatcatgaactttacccttgattttttacaatcaaatatttaaaaaacacatcataattttgaaataatcaaccaaaatattttcaaaattccaCATGCGCCAAATTATGAAGAAGCTGTAGCTTCCAATCGACGGTGGCTATCGGCATCATATGCATGAACCACCTGTACGTGGAAGCTCCTCTCCGCCGCCTCAACACCTCATCGCCACCACGTTCAGGCCATGCAAATCCCTCACACCCTGTATAAATACCTTCCCCTCCACTCCCACATCTTCCaccacaacacaacacaacacaacaaatatatatatatatatcttcatACACATCAATATCCACAACCCAACAATGGCCAAGCTAGCAGTTCTGATCCTCCTCATTGCCGTcgccaccgcctcggcctacagCTACAGGGGCGACGAGTGCGAGCGCGAGGTGGAGCAGAAGATGCCGATGACGAGCTGCATGAGGTGGGCGGAGAGCAAGATGAGGAGCGGGCCATACCGTCGCCGCGgcggggaggaggaggagcattTGGAGGAGTGTTGCTCGGAGCTGAGGCGGGTGAGCTCGCAGTGCCGGTGCGGGGCAGTGAAGGAGATGATGATGGAGATGCCGCAGCAGGTGGAGATGCAGAGGATGATGTGCTCCCTCCCCACCATGTGCCGGATGAGCCCCTGCGCCTGCCCCCGCTTCTTCGACTGAACAcacactctttctctctctctctctctctctcgaatcTATTGTAATAAATGGTGGTCAGACTGTATCATAGGGTTCAGGTTTATTAGCCCATCGGCTAACATCTTGCTTCCTAATAAAATACCACATCCTCTATATATCATCAAGATCACTCTTATCTTATttctttcttctgcttcttatattcaatcacctaaactaaaacATGCTCCTACAGTTCGATTAATTCACAAGACGTTTGGTATCCATTGTGAATGATGAGGTATCTTGCCATTCGACAAACCCCGTTTTTTCATGTCAAATGTATGGTCTTAGCTTCCTATTCAGAGTGGTCACAAACAGTAGAAAAGAAACCATATGAAAAGGCTATGATTTTGTATCTATTGGTGGggttcggtttccaagataaaataataccaagatacaatctaggattgagttgtgagattattttagtcatagggagttagctatgactaattatctcatgattatccatctaggactgagttgtgggattgaatctcatgaaccaaacacactacaaatttaatcctggatgcaatcttgcaaaccgaacacccccaaTGTGCATAGGCAACAAG
This window contains:
- the LOC121791008 gene encoding 2S sulfur-rich seed storage protein 1-like, whose amino-acid sequence is MAKLAVLILLIAVATASAYSYRGDECEREVEQKMPMTSCMRWAESKMRSGPYRRRGGEEEEHLEECCSELRRVSSQCRCGAVKEMMMEMPQQVEMQRMMCSLPTMCRMSPCACPRFFD